A genome region from Pseudoalteromonas tetraodonis includes the following:
- a CDS encoding dUTP diphosphatase: MSANLNKLVVMLEMQNAMNTKVHEQWFSQGFEWYRAIWVECAEMLDHYGWKWWKKQTPDTEQVILELVDIFHFGLSLRIDGETSYEQIATQLQTQMSAPQQGDDFKQTLELLAASAVANKTFNAAAFAGCMAQIGMDIDDLYRGYVGKNTLNFFRQDHGYKEGSYIKVWHGKEDNEHLVEVVKSLDTEHVDFAKQVYQGLVARYPQGE; this comes from the coding sequence ATGTCTGCGAATTTAAACAAACTAGTTGTTATGCTAGAAATGCAAAATGCCATGAATACCAAAGTACATGAGCAATGGTTTAGTCAAGGCTTTGAATGGTATAGAGCTATTTGGGTTGAATGTGCAGAAATGCTGGATCATTACGGTTGGAAATGGTGGAAAAAACAAACGCCAGATACTGAACAAGTAATTTTAGAGCTGGTTGATATTTTTCATTTTGGTTTATCGCTACGTATCGACGGTGAGACCAGCTACGAGCAAATAGCAACACAGCTACAAACTCAAATGAGCGCCCCACAGCAAGGTGATGATTTTAAACAAACGCTTGAATTATTAGCAGCCAGTGCGGTTGCCAATAAAACCTTTAACGCGGCTGCTTTTGCCGGTTGTATGGCACAAATCGGTATGGATATTGATGATTTATATCGTGGCTATGTGGGTAAAAATACGCTGAACTTCTTCCGTCAGGATCATGGTTACAAAGAGGGTAGCTACATTAAAGTGTGGCATGGCAAAGAAGATAACGAACACTTAGTTGAAGTAGTTAAAAGCCTTGATACTGAGCATGTAGATTTTGCAAAACAGGTATATCAAGGCTTAGTAGCGCGTTACCCTCAGGGCGAATAA
- the yrfG gene encoding GMP/IMP nucleotidase produces the protein MLNWSKIDTVLLDMDGTLLDLHYDTDFWLNVVPQQHALAQNISFEAARADILKRYQAVSGKIQWYCSDYWEAQLNLPILELKRQSAHLIKIREDVPHFLTELRRAGKELILLTNAHPECVMLKFEHTAIDNYLDGVVSTHEYGVSKEQQSLWHKVQGDLGFDKRRTLFVDDSLPVLNAAREYGIEHLLAVANPNSQQPHNDITDYLSVTDYRKLI, from the coding sequence ATGCTCAATTGGTCAAAAATCGATACTGTATTACTCGACATGGACGGGACTTTACTTGATTTACATTACGACACTGACTTTTGGCTCAATGTTGTTCCACAACAACATGCTCTGGCTCAAAATATCAGTTTTGAGGCAGCCCGCGCAGATATCTTAAAACGCTATCAGGCTGTGAGTGGCAAAATTCAGTGGTACTGCTCTGACTATTGGGAAGCACAGCTAAACTTACCTATTCTCGAACTAAAGCGCCAGTCTGCTCACTTAATCAAAATTCGTGAAGACGTTCCGCATTTTTTAACTGAACTTCGACGTGCAGGTAAAGAACTCATTTTACTTACCAATGCTCATCCAGAATGCGTAATGCTTAAATTTGAACATACCGCCATTGATAACTACTTAGACGGGGTGGTATCAACGCATGAATATGGGGTAAGTAAAGAGCAACAAAGTTTATGGCACAAGGTTCAAGGGGATTTAGGGTTTGATAAACGCCGCACATTATTTGTAGATGACAGCTTACCGGTATTAAATGCCGCACGAGAATACGGCATTGAGCATTTACTTGCGGTTGCTAACCCGAATAGCCAGCAACCACATAACGATATAACCGATTACTTAAGTGTCACCGATTACCGTAAGCTTATTTAG
- a CDS encoding trimeric intracellular cation channel family protein: MTELYHWFDLIGVAVFAISGTLVAYEKKMDGFGVVVLATVTAIGGGTVRDVILDQPVFWLHDQSYFYAILAAVLVTTRLINKQKSIPYYVLQTADAFGLAFFAVMGAQKAQLAGMPDMTVIIMAVITPCFGGLIRDVLARDIPMLLKGELYAITCIAGGIVYTLAINLSLTVEVAMILSMLMTLLLRFSAIKWKIILHVFKYPD; encoded by the coding sequence ATGACTGAACTCTATCACTGGTTTGATTTAATTGGCGTAGCGGTATTTGCTATATCGGGCACCTTGGTTGCCTATGAAAAGAAAATGGATGGCTTTGGTGTGGTTGTGCTTGCAACCGTTACGGCTATTGGTGGCGGTACTGTTCGCGATGTGATACTCGATCAACCCGTATTTTGGTTACACGACCAAAGCTACTTCTATGCTATTTTAGCCGCAGTGCTTGTTACAACACGACTGATCAATAAACAAAAATCGATTCCTTATTATGTTTTACAAACAGCCGATGCATTTGGTTTAGCCTTTTTTGCGGTAATGGGAGCACAAAAAGCGCAATTGGCCGGTATGCCTGATATGACGGTTATTATTATGGCGGTGATCACCCCCTGTTTTGGTGGATTGATTCGCGATGTGCTTGCCCGCGATATTCCTATGCTCCTCAAAGGTGAGCTCTATGCTATTACCTGTATTGCTGGTGGTATTGTATATACCTTAGCTATAAACCTATCTTTAACGGTGGAAGTGGCGATGATCTTGAGTATGTTAATGACCTTATTGCTGCGCTTTTCGGCCATTAAATGGAAGATTATATTACATGTTTTTAAATATCCTGACTAA
- a CDS encoding YifB family Mg chelatase-like AAA ATPase encodes MSLARIFSRAQVGINAPEVMVEVHLGNGLPAFHIVGLPEASVKEAKDRVRSALENSQFGFPDQRITVNLAPADLPKDGGRFDLAIAVGILVASGQIVCPDIHKYEFYGELALNGEIRAVNAILPSVLGAKEQNRCCFLPLENDSLASLVSGVKRKAVSSIQEVWGDLLNQQPLPLNIAYPDCTQAPDFLLDLSDVKGQPGAKRVLEIAAAGGHNLLFLGPPGTGKSMLAQRMSTIMPTMSDDEAIDTAALYSIIGHSIDLTNWRQRPFRNPHHTCSAVALVGGSSNPKPGEISLAHNGVLFLDELPEFERKVLDSLREPMETGTVTISRAARQMEFPAQFQLIAALNPSPTGCHHDKRATPDQVMRYLSRVSGPFIDRIDLQIELPRLSSVELQSTTAEETSAEVRARVEAAYAIQLKRQGKVNARLNNKEMSLYCELPAAELQFLARASEKLALSPRSYHRVIKVARTISDLKGAPQISLNELKEALNYRAFERLLSQLTQY; translated from the coding sequence ATGTCGTTAGCCCGTATATTTTCTCGCGCACAAGTAGGAATTAATGCCCCCGAGGTTATGGTTGAAGTGCATTTAGGGAATGGTTTACCTGCATTTCATATTGTCGGCTTACCCGAAGCATCGGTTAAAGAGGCCAAGGATAGAGTACGCAGCGCTCTTGAAAACTCTCAATTTGGATTTCCCGATCAACGTATTACCGTTAATTTAGCACCTGCCGATTTACCAAAAGACGGCGGGCGGTTTGACCTTGCGATTGCGGTAGGCATTTTGGTCGCATCGGGGCAAATAGTCTGCCCTGATATTCATAAGTATGAGTTTTATGGTGAGCTTGCACTTAATGGTGAAATACGTGCAGTGAATGCTATTTTACCCTCAGTGCTCGGTGCTAAAGAGCAAAACCGTTGTTGCTTTCTTCCTCTTGAAAACGATAGTTTGGCCAGCCTTGTCAGCGGTGTAAAACGAAAAGCGGTAAGCTCTATACAAGAGGTGTGGGGAGACTTACTCAACCAACAACCTTTACCATTGAATATTGCCTACCCTGACTGTACCCAAGCGCCAGACTTTTTACTCGATTTAAGTGATGTAAAAGGCCAACCCGGTGCTAAACGAGTACTAGAAATTGCTGCCGCAGGTGGACATAACCTACTATTTTTAGGGCCACCAGGAACCGGCAAATCAATGCTTGCGCAACGAATGTCTACAATAATGCCAACCATGTCAGATGATGAAGCCATTGATACCGCTGCTTTGTATTCCATTATTGGCCACTCAATCGATTTAACCAACTGGCGTCAGCGACCATTTCGAAATCCTCATCACACTTGCTCTGCAGTTGCGCTGGTAGGCGGTTCGTCTAACCCTAAACCCGGTGAAATATCGTTAGCGCACAATGGCGTATTATTTTTAGATGAGCTGCCTGAATTTGAGCGCAAAGTACTGGACTCGTTACGAGAACCAATGGAAACCGGAACCGTGACGATTTCGCGCGCGGCAAGACAAATGGAATTTCCGGCACAGTTTCAGCTTATTGCAGCACTTAATCCCAGCCCGACAGGGTGCCATCATGATAAACGGGCGACCCCTGATCAAGTGATGCGTTATTTATCGCGGGTATCAGGACCGTTTATCGATAGAATTGATTTGCAAATTGAGCTCCCTAGACTAAGCAGCGTGGAGCTACAAAGTACGACTGCAGAAGAAACCAGTGCTGAAGTGAGAGCGCGAGTAGAAGCGGCTTATGCAATACAATTAAAACGCCAAGGTAAAGTGAATGCGCGGCTAAATAACAAAGAAATGAGCTTATACTGTGAGTTACCCGCTGCGGAGCTACAGTTTTTAGCTAGAGCCAGTGAAAAGCTGGCGTTATCGCCGCGCTCTTATCATAGAGTGATAAAAGTAGCGCGTACCATTAGTGATTTAAAAGGCGCGCCACAAATTAGTTTAAATGAACTTAAAGAAGCGCTTAATTATCGGGCATTTGAGCGTTTATTATCGCAGTTAACCCAATACTAA
- the nudE gene encoding ADP compounds hydrolase NudE, which produces MTQKKHPTPPQILSNNVVAKSRLFTVESLELKFSNDEERQYERIRGGGRGAVMIVPITAENELLLVREYCAGTNDYQLGFPKGLIDPGETPEQAANRELKEEIGFGAEYFEALKTVTMAPSYFNATMHILFAKDLYPETLLGDEPEPLVLVKWPLAQWQSLLEQPDFTEARSVAALLLLDKYLASGATNG; this is translated from the coding sequence ATGACACAGAAAAAGCACCCAACACCACCACAAATTCTCAGTAATAATGTTGTCGCTAAAAGTCGCTTATTTACTGTGGAGTCTTTAGAACTAAAATTTTCAAATGACGAAGAGCGTCAGTATGAACGAATTCGCGGCGGTGGCCGTGGAGCCGTTATGATTGTACCCATCACAGCTGAAAACGAACTACTACTCGTTCGAGAGTATTGCGCCGGCACCAATGATTATCAGTTAGGTTTCCCTAAAGGATTAATTGACCCCGGTGAAACACCTGAGCAAGCGGCAAACCGAGAGCTCAAAGAAGAAATTGGCTTTGGTGCTGAATACTTTGAAGCACTTAAAACGGTCACTATGGCGCCTAGTTATTTCAATGCCACTATGCATATTCTCTTTGCTAAAGATTTATACCCTGAAACCCTATTAGGTGATGAGCCAGAGCCATTAGTGCTTGTTAAATGGCCACTTGCGCAGTGGCAGTCGCTATTAGAACAACCTGACTTTACTGAAGCACGTAGTGTTGCCGCTCTGCTATTATTAGATAAGTACTTAGCCTCAGGAGCGACTAATGGATAA
- the cysQ gene encoding 3'(2'),5'-bisphosphate nucleotidase CysQ, giving the protein MDKLLEPCITLAQSAGDAIMAIYKKDDIGQQEKSDNTPVTKADLAANDVLVAGLKALAPDIPIMSEETPIPALEDRQHWQRYWLLDPMDGTGEFILESGDFAVNIALIENNHPVLGVIHWPAKGVTYFATANNGAFKRKGEHDKQIFVAPPESLTLAVSRRQKIEAVSQYLNAQFATVALGSCSLKACIVAEGKADCFLRIGPTGEWDTGASQVIVEEAGGCITDAEFNPLTYNQRESTENPDFIVMGHPDWEWQKMINPHQRLV; this is encoded by the coding sequence ATGGATAAATTACTTGAACCATGCATAACACTTGCCCAAAGTGCAGGTGATGCAATTATGGCTATTTATAAAAAAGATGATATTGGTCAACAAGAAAAATCAGACAATACGCCAGTTACTAAAGCAGATTTAGCCGCAAACGATGTACTTGTTGCTGGCTTAAAAGCGCTAGCTCCCGATATTCCTATTATGTCCGAAGAGACGCCGATCCCAGCATTGGAAGACAGGCAGCACTGGCAACGCTATTGGCTGCTTGATCCGATGGATGGCACCGGTGAATTTATATTAGAAAGCGGCGACTTTGCCGTTAATATTGCGCTGATAGAAAATAATCATCCTGTATTGGGAGTGATTCATTGGCCAGCAAAAGGCGTGACCTATTTTGCTACCGCTAATAATGGGGCGTTTAAGCGTAAAGGCGAGCATGATAAACAAATATTTGTAGCGCCTCCCGAAAGTTTAACTTTGGCTGTAAGTCGCCGCCAAAAAATAGAAGCCGTGAGTCAGTATTTAAATGCGCAATTTGCAACGGTGGCTTTAGGCTCATGTTCGCTTAAAGCTTGTATTGTTGCTGAAGGTAAAGCTGACTGCTTTTTAAGAATTGGTCCCACTGGTGAATGGGACACTGGCGCATCACAAGTAATAGTTGAAGAGGCGGGGGGGTGTATTACCGATGCTGAGTTTAACCCTCTGACCTATAACCAAAGGGAAAGCACAGAAAACCCAGACTTTATTGTTATGGGTCATCCCGATTGGGAGTGGCAAAAAATGATAAACCCACATCAGCGATTAGTGTAA
- a CDS encoding YacL family protein: MEYQFIRDPISGLRIKISSEHAIIGRWLNEEIGKDKVAMVQALISSVSSSFEPVTLKGQEIDLILSKDEALFEAHALHQDNEDILAYQDDELMLEENDLSSGCGFEDFVDLINSWHEFSAGR; this comes from the coding sequence ATGGAATACCAATTCATTCGCGATCCTATTAGTGGGTTAAGAATTAAAATTAGCAGCGAGCACGCGATTATAGGCCGCTGGTTAAATGAAGAAATAGGCAAAGATAAAGTGGCGATGGTGCAGGCACTTATTAGCTCGGTGAGTTCAAGCTTTGAGCCGGTAACACTTAAAGGCCAAGAAATTGATCTGATCCTTTCTAAAGATGAAGCATTATTCGAAGCACATGCGCTGCATCAAGATAACGAAGATATATTAGCCTACCAAGATGACGAACTCATGCTGGAAGAGAATGATTTAAGCAGTGGTTGTGGTTTTGAAGACTTTGTTGATCTGATCAACTCGTGGCATGAGTTTTCGGCTGGTCGTTAA